In Accipiter gentilis chromosome 18, bAccGen1.1, whole genome shotgun sequence, the following are encoded in one genomic region:
- the KDELR3 gene encoding ER lumen protein-retaining receptor 3 codes for MNVFRILGDVSHLLAIIILLLKILKSKSCAGISGKSQILFALVFTTRYLDLFTTFISVYNTVMKVIFLICAYITVYMIYVKFRKTFDSENDSFRLEFLLVPVTGLSFLENHSFTPLEILWTFSIYLESVAILPQLFMISKTGEAETITTHYLFFLGLYRALYIANWVWRYYTENFYDQIAVVSGVVQTIFYCDFFYLYVTKVLKGKKLSLPMPV; via the exons ATGAACGTCTTCCGCATCCTGGGGGACGTCTCCCACTTGCTGGCCATCATCATCCTCCTGCTGAAGATCCTGAAGTCCAAGTCCTGCGCCG GTATCTCTGGGAAGAGTCAGATTCTTTTCGCCCTCGTCTTCACGACCCGCTACCTGGACCTGTTCACGACCTTCATCTCTGTCTACAACACTGTGATGAAG gtCATTTTTTTGATATGTGCCTACATCACCGTGTACATGATCTACGTGAAATTCCGGAAAACGTTTGACAGCGAGAATGACTCCTTTCGCCTCGAGTTCCTGCTGGTCCCTGTCACAGGCCTGTCGTTTCTGGAGAACCACAGCTTCACCCCCTTGGAG ATACTCTGGACCTTCTCCATCTACCTGGAGTCCGTGGCTATCCTTCCTCAGCTCTTCATGATCAGCAAGACGGGGGAAGCAGAGACCATCACGACGCACTACCTTTTCTTCCTGGGCCTCTACCGCGCTCTCTACATCGCCAACTGGGTCTGGCGTTACTACACGGAGAATTTCTATGACCAGATCGCTGTAGTTTCCGGGGTGGTACAAACCATCTTCTACTGTGACTTCTTCTATCTCTACGTTACCAAAG